The Biomphalaria glabrata chromosome 13, xgBioGlab47.1, whole genome shotgun sequence sequence CGGGACTGGCAGTTTTTCCCTGACGAGATGTCACCGCACCGAGTGAAACATCACAATGATTGTAAGCCTCCTCACACATAGGATCCTTACTGAAACTTTAAGCTCTTGTAACATGGTCAATGTATATGATGAGACCCCGAGTgcaccaattttatttttctcaagACCTATCGTACCTTTAAAAGTGGTCAGGTTCTGTCGTAGCATCCTGGATTCCAATAGGATCTGTTCCACTTTTTCCGTTCCCTCGTGGCAGTTTTAATATCTGGCATTAACATTTTTACTGATCCTAGCGTTGTAAGCTCCCGTTGAACAGTGCCCTGTATCAAGTCGTGACATGATTTCTTAATCCTTTCTGCCCAGCCGCAACCACTCGTCTCATCTTTGTGGGCGTTCAAAGGACTTTCAGAGTTTCCGTCCCATACTACTCTTGAATCTTAGCACCACTTGGACTTGTTCCACTCACAGTTCCTTGTTCCCATGGTCGGTATAAAAGCCAAACGGTCGTTTCCTATGCCTCACTCCTGATTTCTAATTGTCGTCCGACTTGAGTCTAAAACTATTAAAACTCTGAACAGATGTAACTTTGCTATATTCGTATTACTGAAAGCTTGTATCCCAAGGAAATCGTGACAATTAGCAGTTTCCTATACTTTACAACGAGCCATTTTTGATGTGtatatgtatttaaataaagttttccTTAAAAACGGCTCTTCGTACCACCCAGACTTGTTTCATTCTTAATACCTtgttcagtaaaaagaatgtaaaatatttacatctgcttggatctttaCCAGACGGAAACTTGTTTAGGtcataatagaatatgcattctgTGTTTGGGACCCCtgaattcaagaaaacattgagaAACTTGAATAGATTcaaaatagagcattgagattcataaccaacgaatattcacatttgactagagtaacagaCAGGCAGATGGAGAAGAGAGTTTCCTTAGGCCTAGAGTCATAGGCTTAACGCTTAGTTCATTTCAAAGAACTGCAGTGTTTCATCTGAGCCCAGCCGTCTGAGAAGTTGCACTGCAAAAACTTTCTTCCAAAACCAAAATGGACCAAATAGTTTCTCGCAAAAGCTGCTATTTAAAATGATTCAAACTGATCAACGTTTTTTTCTAGACTggatcaggcaacccattccatgctctaatagtcaTGTACAATGACATCTAGAACTTATAGAAGTTATAGAACATGAAAGCAACTGATTGATTGTCGTTTCCTAATGCACATTTTcgtcataaattttttttttcaaaagtcaGTGCATGTCATGCTTCCCAAACAaatcatacaattttttttggcctttttgtttgtttgttttttccccTTAAGAACTTGTTAAATTAGCTTCATTTACAAATTTCGTGTTATCGCCACATTGATCAAACAAAATCActaatagtttgaaatattttttatcaacAGGACATGGGTGATCAAGGCAGAGGTCTTGCTTTTTCTTCAGGCCAACTCTGGAAAGAACAGAGAAGTGTTGCGCTATCTATACTTCGCAAATTTGGCTTCGGCAAAAATATTTTGGCTGAGAGAATTCAAGATGAGGTATCACACTATCTGGACCAATTAAAAGACTATGATGGCAAGCCGGTAGACATTAAAAGAATAACCACAGAAAGTACGGCTAATATAATCTGCTCCATTGTCATTGGGAACAGGTTTGACTACAATGATCCAACGTTTAGAAAACTACTAACGGAAATCGAAATCCTGTTTTCTTCTAACAAGCAAGCGGCTGTTATAACATTTTTCCCTTTTCTGAAATACTTACCGGGACACCAAAAATTAGTTCAAAATGTGAAATCAATTTTGAACATTGAACAAGATTTCATTGTCAAAAGTAAAGACAAAGATCCTGAAGATAATTTTATCGCTTCCTATGTCGCTGAAAGAGATTCCAGAATTGCAAGTGGAGAGACTACGACAATGAATGAGATGAATTTATTGAAATCAGTTTTTGATCTTATTAATGGTGGAACTGAAACAACGACTACTACAATTTGTTGGTTTGTGCTTTATATGTTGAACTATCCGCaagttcagaaaaaaatatatgatgAAATCAACACTCATATTGGAAGTGGTCGAGTCCCGTCCATTCAAGACAGACCTAAGTTGGTTTATCTCAACGCTGCGATTAAAGAGACACAAAGATTGGCAAGCATTGTACCGCAGTCTGTTATAAGAATATGTTCAAAAACTCAAACTATTAGAAACTATACGATTCCCGAAGGTTCTTTGATTGTTCCGAATTTAGACTCTGTATTATTGGACAAAAACATCTGGGGATCAGATGCTGACGTCTTTAACCCAGACAGATTCATTGACGCAAAAGGACAGTTAAAGAAACCCGAAGAATTCATTCCCTTTGGAGTTGGACGTCGTGTTTGTCTTGGAGAATCAATGGCTAAAACTGAGCTGTTTCTGTATCTAAGTTCTTTGATTCAAAGATTTCACCTGCTTCCAGTTCATCCAGATCAACCTCCACCAATGGATTATATTTATGGACTTACAATGATTCCCAAACCTTACCAACTAAAACTCATTGAAAGAAATCACAATTAGTCTTGCATTACAAATgataatttgttaaaattttaaaagattcaAAACGCAACAATACGCatagttttttagcggcccccttaaggggaaaaagccgctattaggtttgtgcataatgtccgtctgtccgtctgtctgtctctccgtctgtccgtctgtcacactcagatctgaaaaactagaagagatatgaaaaatattatttcaccattaaatgcggcttgaaaagtttagatgcaacggctacttttggttttctaaaagcaaaccgtttaatttataaaattaattatgcaagcgattttttttcataaaaatacaccaattctaaaacaattacgtaaatgtaagggaggcaatgttacaatatgctaacaaagatgggcaatttttgtaaattttcagtatcactaaatcaaatatgtttataaaatgtacaagaaatgtttacaacaaatataaataatagttaaaggtgttttttctggtcaactagctgctaaaattaatagaaaacatttatgtttgtttataaaggctaataatgcactttgtatgttaatatcacgcacattttttttaatggactttttatgcagcgactttcgtgcagtagcgtaacgtcgcaacatgctatggtgctaaaccaattccttaaatttttttaaaaaaatcagattttatttattttttatttagtgcccctcatccgaataaaagaagcttattttgtgcgttttgtctgttggtcggtctgtccgtcacgattagattaacaaataaaactaaaggaaggctattgtaaatctgatttaacctttaatttttcattcagaaatattgcaatagttttaagtatctataatagattgttccaaatgttttgtgaaaaacaaatcaatgccagcgaatatttttttgctcttctaaattatattaaattttatttccatgcttaaacgttgcaataaacacattatattttatacattgttccggtttttaatgtaaatagtatataaatgctaaataaaaatatctatacctatttatatttcaataactataaagttgttccggatattgttttataaaaataaattatgtcaaatcattgtttgaaatcgcataattgactaatattacacttatattctttgacactatgTCACTGTAGTTTATTTATCCATATCAactgttccgaatttttaacttaaaacaaatttatgtctaatgactttatttttttcaaaaatatcgacaataggttgttcaggattgtaaaataaaaaagtaatttactagaaacgattattgaaaatcacttattaatttattttacagttaattttcttgccgaaacataataaaagttgtttaatcggtaaagaatgttccggattttgtttcgaaatgtttgaaatccctcttctaataaataaagaaataaatttctcTTTTACGAAAATtagttgttccggattttttatgaaaaatattttaattctatttatataaaatcgcacttctctcttacactacatttaactttctagctaaaacgttagaaaatcttattttatcgttaatattatgttccggtttttaaggaaaacaacttcctaacaccaaagtatggtttgaaaatctctctATAAGGCtatagtacatctaattttcataacagaccatcccacaaatttaattaacggtatctcacaataaatacataaacatctggaacaatctattatagaaacttaaaactaatgcaatgtttcggaagggaaattacattttaatcagattttcaataacttttagtctttttttttctcgctattaacatgacggacagagaggctgacagacaaaacaaaaaaagcgtctttaatcccTTTATATCtatgttatatacatatttagtctaactagccatcaaatgaaatgctaaaagaactcacacGGTGcatcaatgtctatgaacactcgacaagctgctagtatagaagacattttttagtctaactaggacgtgtgacgtattggattttttcctctgacgtcatatggagttaattctttaaatgaaatgctaaaagaaatcactctgtgcaccaatgtctatgaaccctcaacaagctgctcgtatagatgacattttttagtctaactaggccgtgtgacgtattggattttttcctctgacgtcatatggaataaattctttaaatgaaatgctaaaacaactcggtatagtaatgtttattaaacctcgtaatgtgactcgcattttaaaaatacaatagctagatttagatctaatctagattttttatactagatctggatttttttgaaacactagaactagattttttacactagatctagattatttttttttacactagagatttttcaaaactagatttagatttaagttctaattaaaatcattgtagaatctagatctataatttcttggtctagtttagaatgtttgttgttttacatgtttcggatgttccttcagagttgtagtccaaacctccctcaggacgacgggggatgggagcgagtagggtttgaacctgggaccatcgatgaatccaaacggCAGTCCaggcgcaaaccgcactacccgacagccatgatttagactaaaaaaaatttttacaacgtcaaatgaatctttgaaacattattacttttaacaatcaaaacaaaatcacgtcttggaTATTCCTTTCGAttatgcggatccgacagggatccgtctcccacgggggccgcctctgagtttgtgtgtcaacacaaactctctttgtaatcttgtttgttttaatttgtattttgtcaaatttttttaatgcaact is a genomic window containing:
- the LOC106059999 gene encoding cytochrome P450 2J2-like isoform X1, with the protein product MKFHFKTMDFITLGLISFTSLLVYAYYRFLKKTLNVPPCPVRPWPVVGHLLILKADQRPQFKQWREQCGDIFSIYLGSKLLVVINDFELIKETFVKRADDFSDRPIIFIDEDMGDQGRGLAFSSGQLWKEQRSVALSILRKFGFGKNILAERIQDEVSHYLDQLKDYDGKPVDIKRITTESTANIICSIVIGNRFDYNDPTFRKLLTEIEILFSSNKQAAVITFFPFLKYLPGHQKLVQNVKSILNIEQDFIVKSKDKDPEDNFIASYVAERDSRIASGETTTMNEMNLLKSVFDLINGGTETTTTTICWFVLYMLNYPQVQKKIYDEINTHIGSGRVPSIQDRPKLVYLNAAIKETQRLASIVPQSVIRICSKTQTIRNYTIPEGSLIVPNLDSVLLDKNIWGSDADVFNPDRFIDAKGQLKKPEEFIPFGVGRRVCLGESMAKTELFLYLSSLIQRFHLLPVHPDQPPPMDYIYGLTMIPKPYQLKLIERNHN